The Deltaproteobacteria bacterium nucleotide sequence ACGACCCCGACGCGCCGGTGCTCTCGGGCGGAAGCTACGGCTTCGTCCACTGGGTGCTCTACAACATTCCCGGCTCGGTCACGAAGCTCGCCGAGGGAACGAAGGACTTCACGAACGGGAAGACCGGATTCGGTAAGCAGGCGTACGGCGGTCCGATGCCGCCGCCCGGGCACGGCACGCACCACTACTACTTCTGGCTGATCGCGCTCTCGCAGGAGACCGCGCTCGAGCCTGGCCTCACGCTCGCGCAGCTTCTCGAGCGGATCGAGCCGCACACGATCGGACTGAACCGCCTGGTCGGCAGCTACTCGCGCTCCTAGCTGCGCCTGCGCGCGGCATTCGCGAGCACGGCGAAGAGCGCGACTCCGGTGGCGACGAGGAGCGCGCCCGCGGCGCGCGCGAGCGGATCGGAGCGCAGCGCGATCGCGAGCGCGCCGACGGCCAGCGTCGCCGCGTGAAGCGCGAAGCAGCCGCGCTCCCACGCGTCGGGGAGCAGATCGCGCGCCGAGGGCACGCCGGGCTCGCCCGCTCGCGGCGCGAAGCGGTGCAGCCAGACCAGGAACGGAACGATCCGCCCGAGCATTCCGTGGAGGATCATTCCGGCCCAGCCGACCAGCACCAGCCAGCCCAGCAGCACGCTCCAGCGCGGAGCCGACGAGACGTACGCGAGCGCGGCGACGAGCGCGCAGAGCGGCGCGACGAGCAGCCCCGTGTTCCAGAACAGCAGGCTCGGGTCCGCGCGCCGCCGGCGTCGCGCGTGCAGGCTGCGCACGGTGACGAGCGGATGGATCCCCCAGACCGCGACGACCGCGGGGAGCGCAGCGACCGCGGCGATCTGCGAGGCACGCGCGTCGCTGTCGCCGAGAGCGCCCGCGTAGAAGAGCGCGAGCACGACGACCGGAAGCAGCGCGCCGGCCGTCGCGAGTCCCGCGATCCAGCGCCGCGCCGCAGGAGCGACCGGCGGGGAGAGGTTGAAGAGCGGCACCACCTGCCAGGAGACCGCGACGATCAGCCCCCCGACCCAGCCGAGCAGCCCGACGGAGAGGTGCACCTGGATGAACAGCCCGCGCGGCCCGGGAAAGCGCATGCCGCTGTGGCCGTGCGCCATCCAGAGCCCGAGCAGGGCGGTCAGGAAGAACGCGAGCAGAGCGGCCATCATCCCGATCACGGTCTCGTTTCGCGCGGGCGCGCGGTGCAGCGCGCGGGCGATCGGGATCACGAACAGAAGCACGGCCGGGGTGATCAGCGCGATCGCCCAGAACACCAGGCGCGGCGACCCTCCGGCGATGCCGCCGATCAAGCCGACGACCCCGATCACGAAGAGCGCGTACACGGCGTGACCGACCCGGATCCGGCCGACCGGGCTTCCCGCGACGACCGCCGTGAGCTGGTAGAGCGCGCCCATCATCACGAGCGTCAGGAATCCGAGCGTCCCGAGGTGCGCGATCGCGAGCGTGATCGACGCGTAGCCGGTGCCGATCGCGTACTCGCCGTAGCTCGCGAGCAGCGAGCCCGCCACGATCAGCGCGAGCGGCGCGGTCGCGAAGAACGAGAGTGGAACCCAGAGCGGGGGCGCGTTCTCGAGGCTGAGCCCTTCGGTCTTCATTTCGTCGAGCGCTCGTCCGCCGCGGGACACCCGACCCAGACGAGCCCGGTTCCGTCGGCCTCTTCGAGCGCGGCCCAGAGCAGGCCCCTGCGATCGAGCAGCGACATCAGCATCTGCGGGAGTCGCGGCGTGCGAGCGGCGAGCGCGTCCGCCGGAGCCAGGCGCGCGCAGGCGGCGAGGATCTTCTCCATCGGCTCGGGCGCGGGCAGATCGCGAAGATCGAGCACGGACTCCGGCGCGAGTCGGCCGATCCGGGCGCGCAGCTCCGACTCGTCGAGCGGCTCGCGAACCCGCTCCGCGCGAAAGACCCGCGTCTGCTCCAAGCTCGCCAACTCGCCTCCCAGCGACGGATGAAGCCGCTCCCGACCCGATCTGCCGCTCCGCACGCCGCGCGATACCCTACCCGCAATCGAGGAGGATCGCATGACGGAAGCGGGCGCGAGTCTCGTGGAGCACTTCAGCAGCGAGCATCGCAGCTGTGACGACATCTGGGCCGAGGTCGAGAGCGCGGGCGAAGCCGGAGATCGCGCGCGAGCCGAGGCGGCGTGGAAGCGCTTCGACACGGAGATGCGCGCGCACCTGGGCTGCGAGGAAGAGCTGCTGTTTCCCGCGTTCGAAGCCGCGACCGGAATGACCGAGGCCGGTCCGACCTTCGTGATGCGCGCCGAGCACGTGCAGATGCGCGCGCTGCTCGGCCGGATGCAGGAGGCGGTCGAGCGGGGAAATCTGCGCGAGCTGCTCGATCAGGGCGACTCGCTGCTGATCCTGATCGGGCAGCACAACCAGAAAGAGGAGCGGATGCTGTATCCGCTGGCCGAGCGCGCG carries:
- a CDS encoding YbhB/YbcL family Raf kinase inhibitor-like protein, which encodes MMFAPCKMRLESPAFQQLGRIPAKHTGEGGDVSPALQWSDVPDGTRAFALICHDPDAPVLSGGSYGFVHWVLYNIPGSVTKLAEGTKDFTNGKTGFGKQAYGGPMPPPGHGTHHYYFWLIALSQETALEPGLTLAQLLERIEPHTIGLNRLVGSYSRS
- a CDS encoding DUF2249 domain-containing protein translates to MSSQLRCSLLKCSTRLAPASVMRSSSIAGRVSRGVRSGRSGRERLHPSLGGELASLEQTRVFRAERVREPLDESELRARIGRLAPESVLDLRDLPAPEPMEKILAACARLAPADALAARTPRLPQMLMSLLDRRGLLWAALEEADGTGLVWVGCPAADERSTK
- a CDS encoding hemerythrin domain-containing protein, giving the protein MTEAGASLVEHFSSEHRSCDDIWAEVESAGEAGDRARAEAAWKRFDTEMRAHLGCEEELLFPAFEAATGMTEAGPTFVMRAEHVQMRALLGRMQEAVERGNLRELLDQGDSLLILIGQHNQKEERMLYPLAERA